One stretch of Methanocellales archaeon DNA includes these proteins:
- a CDS encoding glycosyltransferase, giving the protein MEGNKVPKARIIFISGREPGYVRNAVILNGLRANGVDVIECTDTSKSYIGRYPKAVGKFLLRNKTDYDAIFIGFFSQPLVSIIRKLTPKTKPIIFDAFLSAYDTMCFDRKKFRPESLMGKYFYRLDKHSCEIADKVLLDTNAHIDYFVKTFGLVRRKFQRVFIGADDSIFYPMSVERDDDKFIVFWHGNFLPLSGLEYVIKAAKLLEPCSDIVFKIAGCGIMYDEIEKLIEKLGISNVELLGWIPHQKLPEQIAKADVCLGGHFSDIDKAKRVIAGKAFEAIAMKRAVIVGNNPANRELFTDKESALLVEMANADALADSIVELKEREKLRKRIAERGYKVFTEKCRPEVIGREVKGIIEEFSFSRDR; this is encoded by the coding sequence ATGGAAGGAAATAAAGTTCCGAAGGCGAGAATCATTTTTATTTCTGGTCGTGAACCGGGCTACGTGAGAAATGCAGTGATATTGAACGGTTTGAGAGCAAATGGCGTTGACGTGATTGAATGCACCGATACATCAAAATCTTATATAGGGAGGTATCCGAAAGCGGTGGGGAAGTTTCTCTTGAGAAATAAAACGGATTATGATGCAATTTTTATTGGTTTTTTTAGTCAGCCTTTGGTATCTATAATAAGAAAACTGACTCCGAAGACTAAACCCATAATCTTTGATGCGTTTTTGTCTGCATACGACACAATGTGTTTTGATAGAAAAAAGTTCAGACCAGAGTCGTTAATGGGGAAATATTTTTATAGACTAGATAAGCATTCCTGCGAAATCGCAGATAAAGTTCTGTTAGATACAAATGCGCACATAGATTATTTTGTGAAAACATTTGGGTTGGTAAGGAGAAAATTCCAGAGGGTTTTTATAGGCGCGGATGATTCGATTTTTTATCCTATGAGTGTGGAAAGAGATGATGATAAATTTATAGTATTCTGGCATGGTAATTTTTTACCTCTCTCTGGACTAGAGTATGTTATTAAAGCAGCCAAACTGTTAGAACCTTGTAGCGATATAGTATTTAAGATAGCGGGATGCGGGATAATGTATGATGAAATAGAGAAACTTATAGAAAAATTAGGCATCAGCAACGTTGAACTATTGGGTTGGATTCCACACCAAAAATTGCCAGAGCAGATTGCAAAAGCGGATGTTTGTTTGGGAGGGCATTTTTCCGATATTGACAAGGCAAAAAGAGTAATAGCAGGAAAAGCATTTGAAGCAATAGCAATGAAGAGGGCGGTTATAGTGGGGAATAATCCTGCAAATAGGGAATTATTCACAGATAAGGAGAGTGCTTTACTGGTAGAGATGGCGAATGCTGATGCCTTAGCAGATTCAATAGTGGAGCTGAAAGAGAGAGAAAAGTTAAGAAAGAGAATTGCAGAAAGAGGATATAAAGTATTTACTGAGAAATGCCGTCCTGAAGTAATAGGTAGGGAGGTGAAGGGAATAATAGAAGAGTTTAGTTTCAGTAGGGATAGGTGA
- a CDS encoding asparagine synthase-related protein — protein MFEDYKKIPCCAELKDGKIQYYWYPKLENDDIAFDRALKRVEELLIKSIEGITSDKKIAIPLSGDIDSSLILAICRKLYPDKKIYTYSTGFYGEDEFEYSRLVAKKNNSIHKEKVLYKEDFIGENSLLKPLIEQKCEPLHPNKIALANIYIKWRKVTDVI, from the coding sequence ATGTTTGAGGATTATAAGAAAATACCTTGCTGTGCAGAGTTAAAAGACGGTAAAATTCAATATTACTGGTATCCAAAGCTTGAAAATGACGATATTGCTTTCGATAGAGCTCTTAAAAGGGTTGAAGAGTTATTAATAAAAAGTATTGAAGGTATAACCTCGGATAAGAAAATAGCTATTCCTTTAAGCGGGGATATTGATAGTTCTTTGATATTAGCAATATGTAGAAAATTATATCCCGATAAAAAGATTTACACATATAGCACTGGTTTTTATGGTGAGGACGAATTTGAATATTCCAGATTGGTAGCAAAAAAAAATAATTCCATACATAAAGAAAAAGTATTGTACAAGGAGGACTTTATTGGTGAAAATTCACTGTTGAAACCCCTTATAGAGCAAAAGTGTGAGCCATTACATCCAAATAAGATCGCATTAGCCAATATATATATAAAATGGCGAAAAGTGACGGATGTGATATAG
- a CDS encoding asparagine synthase C-terminal domain-containing protein encodes MAKSDGCDIAVCGEGADDIFGGYGQNLRMYINYKNDKPFFKFFLDNYRYFSLEDRSKIIRDKYLVNDFQLLNSFLDEREMPEDIRDKVFYFIQKVHTPGLIIRGANAMRFNDIDMGFPYTDIELVNFVNSLPFDFKVNWKSEKHKKAAKEIYFRDISEKMDIPKYILKKLAERYIPHNVVYRPKYASPLPFDKWFRDLNKWDLDENIFKTKNISAFNGRKKFMIVNPNIFIEVFRKYKHKIK; translated from the coding sequence ATGGCGAAAAGTGACGGATGTGATATAGCTGTCTGTGGAGAGGGTGCTGACGACATTTTTGGAGGTTATGGACAAAATCTTAGGATGTACATAAACTATAAAAATGATAAGCCTTTTTTTAAATTCTTTTTAGATAATTATAGATATTTTAGCTTAGAAGATAGAAGCAAAATTATAAGAGATAAATATTTAGTAAATGATTTTCAATTATTGAACTCATTTTTAGATGAAAGGGAGATGCCCGAAGACATTAGAGATAAAGTTTTTTATTTTATACAGAAAGTACATACTCCAGGCCTAATAATCAGAGGTGCAAACGCTATGCGATTTAATGATATAGATATGGGTTTCCCATACACGGATATTGAACTGGTTAATTTTGTTAATTCCTTACCTTTTGATTTTAAAGTAAATTGGAAATCAGAAAAACATAAAAAAGCTGCTAAAGAGATATATTTTAGAGATATAAGTGAAAAAATGGATATACCTAAATATATTTTAAAGAAACTAGCAGAGAGATATATCCCACATAATGTAGTATATCGCCCAAAATACGCTTCCCCACTTCCTTTTGATAAATGGTTCAGAGACCTTAATAAATGGGATTTAGATGAAAATATTTTTAAAACTAAGAATATTAGCGCTTTTAATGGTCGGAAAAAGTTCATGATAGTAAATCCCAACATATTTATAGAGGTATTCAGAAAATATAAACATAAGATTAAATGA
- the asnB gene encoding asparagine synthase (glutamine-hydrolyzing), with product MCGICGFNWEDKRLVKEMAATLSHRGPDQDGFYTDSFFSLGHKRLSIIDLTENGRQPMSNEDGTIWVVYNGEIYNFKEIKSGLKKRHTFKSNSDTEVIIHSYEEYGEDCVKLFNGMFAFALWDSINRKIILARDRLGIKPLFYHYKDKKFIFGSEIKSITRTNSVKKELNLHGLSQFITYAYCINGETMLKDIYELLPGHILTLNSEGVVIKKYWEVKTNVDYKSEDYFTKKLRIILKEAVKKTLVSDVPLGASLSGGIDSSSIVAFMSQIVDNPIKTFSIGFDDPSDELDKARIVADYCNTEHHEIIVPFKELTKNLVKIVWYMEGPFGRPSVFSGFFLSRGINRNGVIIDLAGDGSDELFAGYNRYDVYLYKAATRRSSIKGKANKITSGFFNTQLEKKIFFKDFLINNLDNNLKPATAFGTYLEKADKEELLNAALEFELKTELPGIQLIRADRTSMAYSHEVRVPFLDHHIVEFAMTIPSALKWNGNNKKYILQKAMRGMLPDEITNRVKLPFGMPLFRYFKEEFVEVADSILSKSQIFKKGLVKSEKVMELIQKIKREKEISDNSLRQVLFFTTLELSNELFIERERIKQSDLDISKFL from the coding sequence ATGTGTGGTATATGTGGTTTTAATTGGGAAGATAAGCGGCTTGTCAAAGAAATGGCTGCAACACTTAGTCATAGGGGTCCTGACCAGGATGGTTTTTATACTGATTCTTTTTTTTCCCTTGGCCATAAACGGTTGAGTATTATTGATTTAACTGAGAACGGTAGACAGCCAATGTCAAACGAAGATGGTACAATATGGGTTGTTTATAATGGAGAAATATATAATTTTAAGGAGATTAAATCTGGACTAAAAAAAAGACACACATTCAAATCAAATTCAGATACTGAAGTTATAATTCATTCTTATGAAGAATATGGAGAGGATTGTGTTAAATTATTCAATGGCATGTTCGCATTTGCACTATGGGATTCTATTAATAGGAAAATAATATTAGCAAGAGACAGATTAGGCATTAAACCGTTGTTTTATCATTACAAAGACAAAAAATTTATTTTTGGCTCTGAAATTAAGTCAATAACGAGAACCAACTCTGTTAAAAAAGAGCTTAACCTACATGGGCTTAGCCAATTCATTACATATGCCTATTGCATAAATGGGGAGACTATGCTAAAAGATATATATGAGCTCTTACCAGGGCATATACTCACCTTGAATTCTGAAGGAGTTGTCATAAAAAAATATTGGGAGGTTAAGACGAACGTAGACTATAAATCCGAAGATTATTTCACTAAAAAATTACGAATCATCTTAAAAGAAGCTGTTAAGAAAACATTGGTGAGTGATGTGCCCTTAGGAGCTTCTTTATCAGGTGGAATTGATTCAAGTTCGATTGTAGCTTTTATGAGTCAGATTGTGGATAATCCAATTAAAACATTTAGTATTGGTTTTGATGATCCATCTGATGAGCTTGATAAAGCAAGAATTGTTGCAGATTATTGTAACACAGAACATCATGAAATTATAGTGCCATTTAAAGAATTAACGAAGAATTTAGTAAAGATCGTTTGGTATATGGAAGGCCCTTTTGGAAGGCCCTCAGTGTTTTCTGGTTTTTTCTTATCAAGAGGTATAAATAGGAATGGAGTTATTATTGATTTGGCAGGCGACGGCTCTGATGAACTTTTTGCTGGTTATAACCGATATGATGTTTATTTATACAAAGCGGCAACAAGGAGATCATCGATAAAGGGGAAAGCAAATAAAATAACTTCGGGATTTTTTAATACACAGTTAGAAAAAAAAATATTTTTTAAAGACTTTTTGATAAATAATCTGGATAACAATCTTAAACCAGCAACTGCGTTTGGTACTTACCTTGAAAAAGCGGATAAAGAGGAATTGCTCAATGCCGCACTTGAATTTGAGCTAAAAACAGAATTGCCCGGGATACAATTGATAAGAGCTGATAGAACAAGCATGGCGTACTCCCATGAAGTTAGGGTTCCTTTTTTGGATCATCACATTGTTGAATTCGCTATGACGATACCTTCCGCTCTTAAATGGAATGGTAATAATAAAAAGTATATTTTGCAAAAAGCAATGAGAGGCATGCTTCCTGATGAAATAACAAATAGAGTCAAACTACCCTTTGGCATGCCCTTATTTAGGTATTTTAAAGAAGAATTTGTTGAAGTTGCTGACAGTATTCTGTCTAAATCACAAATCTTTAAGAAAGGACTTGTTAAATCCGAGAAAGTTATGGAATTAATACAGAAAATAAAAAGGGAAAAGGAGATCAGTGATAATTCTTTAAGGCAGGTATTGTTTTTTACAACTCTTGAATTGTCTAATGAGCTGTTTATAGAAAGAGAGAGAATTAAACAAAGTGATTTAGATATCTCTAAATTTCTTTAA
- a CDS encoding alcohol dehydrogenase catalytic domain-containing protein, whose protein sequence is MKAAVYVGNGKIEIEDIPIPEINNDEVLLKAKTVGLCKTDVKKVVYNLLDPPRIFGHEIVGEIAKVGENVWRNGEKKFEVGDRVLVFHHVPCLECFYCLNEKYSQCETYGEIDTTAGYGKPSGGGFAEYTKIPNLVARRGLIKIPDDVKYEEAVFVEPLNCCFKAIKRANISEKDTVLILGQGSIGLTLTQLCKIEKATVIATDLVDFKLNLSKNFGADYTIYTEDPSFVEKIRKFNNGRDANKCLVAVESLSAVKQGLDAIDRGGDIIFVFDKIKDKEVVIDPNLVSNKEIDIIGSYSSDYSLHDKSAELIFSRKINVKDMITHTFNLEEINKAIEMAFNPLRSIKILIKIS, encoded by the coding sequence ATGAAAGCAGCAGTTTATGTAGGAAATGGGAAAATAGAAATTGAAGACATACCAATACCAGAGATTAACAATGACGAAGTCCTATTGAAGGCAAAAACAGTAGGCTTATGCAAAACAGATGTTAAAAAAGTGGTGTATAACTTATTAGATCCTCCAAGGATCTTTGGTCATGAAATTGTTGGAGAAATAGCAAAAGTGGGAGAAAATGTATGGAGGAATGGCGAAAAGAAGTTTGAGGTTGGGGATCGGGTTTTAGTTTTCCATCATGTTCCTTGTTTAGAGTGTTTCTATTGTCTCAATGAAAAATATTCACAATGTGAAACTTATGGAGAAATAGACACAACAGCGGGCTACGGTAAACCAAGTGGAGGTGGATTTGCAGAGTATACTAAAATACCTAATCTAGTTGCAAGAAGAGGACTGATAAAGATACCTGACGATGTAAAATATGAAGAAGCTGTTTTTGTAGAACCTCTGAATTGTTGTTTTAAAGCAATAAAGAGAGCAAATATTTCAGAAAAGGATACCGTATTAATACTAGGACAAGGGTCTATTGGTCTTACCCTCACCCAACTTTGTAAAATAGAAAAAGCCACAGTAATCGCAACGGATTTAGTCGATTTTAAACTTAACCTATCAAAAAATTTTGGAGCTGATTACACTATCTACACAGAAGATCCCTCCTTTGTCGAAAAAATTAGAAAATTTAATAACGGGAGGGATGCAAATAAGTGCTTAGTTGCGGTAGAATCTCTTAGTGCTGTTAAACAGGGTTTAGATGCTATTGATAGAGGAGGAGATATTATCTTTGTCTTTGATAAAATAAAAGATAAAGAAGTGGTGATTGATCCAAATCTGGTTTCTAATAAAGAGATTGATATAATCGGGAGTTACTCCTCTGATTATAGTTTACATGACAAATCTGCGGAATTAATTTTTTCAAGAAAGATTAATGTAAAAGACATGATAACTCACACCTTTAATTTAGAGGAGATTAATAAAGCAATAGAAATGGCTTTTAATCCTTTACGATCCATAAAAATTCTGATAAAAATAAGTTAG
- a CDS encoding phosphocholine cytidylyltransferase family protein, which translates to MKAILLAAGKGTRLSPQTEDLPKCLLKIKDKTILEYILDRIVENNIQEIVIVIGFCGDKIRGIIGNTYKGFPVTYVFNPVFDRTNSIYSLWLAENVVGDSFVVINADTLFSKRILQHLSESPYEIALATDDTLIGEISEEAMKVTIINGVIKDVSKQIPPERAHGVAIGLYKFGPKGKTKLYKELKRLVDSKILDQLFTKAVKNLIMNDLEVFPISTKGLSWIDIDTYNDLKIGEKIVEKMLEENNRKE; encoded by the coding sequence ATGAAAGCTATTCTATTGGCTGCGGGCAAAGGCACAAGGTTATCGCCTCAAACTGAAGATTTGCCTAAATGTTTACTCAAAATAAAAGATAAAACCATTTTGGAGTATATTTTGGATAGGATTGTTGAGAATAATATTCAAGAAATTGTTATTGTTATAGGTTTCTGTGGGGATAAAATTAGAGGAATAATCGGGAATACCTATAAAGGTTTTCCAGTAACATATGTATTTAACCCCGTTTTTGATAGAACAAACAGCATTTACTCGTTGTGGCTGGCTGAAAATGTTGTTGGGGACAGTTTTGTTGTTATAAATGCTGACACTTTGTTTAGTAAACGTATATTACAACATCTCAGTGAATCACCTTATGAAATTGCCTTAGCAACTGATGATACCTTAATAGGGGAAATTTCTGAAGAGGCAATGAAAGTTACAATCATCAATGGCGTAATCAAAGATGTTAGCAAGCAAATCCCTCCTGAAAGGGCACATGGTGTTGCAATAGGATTATACAAATTTGGTCCAAAAGGAAAGACAAAGCTTTACAAAGAACTAAAAAGATTAGTTGACAGCAAAATTCTTGATCAACTATTTACAAAAGCAGTAAAGAATTTAATAATGAATGATTTAGAGGTGTTTCCTATAAGTACGAAAGGTTTATCATGGATTGATATAGATACCTATAATGACTTAAAAATTGGAGAGAAAATAGTTGAAAAGATGCTAGAGGAGAACAATAGAAAAGAATAA
- a CDS encoding class I SAM-dependent methyltransferase encodes MKFLLMISKQLIKGIKNPWKAILFLVSTIYNIFIDLKHHKKLISAEELKELDKIKEHLITRTNIEEHLILKELEDIKRQSIKKTDISDHLVTLFVESLSTKPRLIVELGVRGGESTFVLERVAKLCDSTLISVDIEDCSDISSYKNWIFVQSDDIEFAKRFEKWCARHDIQPKINVLFVDTSHIFENTVQEIENWFPFLRERSKVFFHDTNLKRLFFRRDGSMGVGRNNKRGVIRAIEEYFDKGFNEKEDFIELIDGWQIKHYANCNGFTILEKIEQSSGYEK; translated from the coding sequence GTGAAATTTCTACTCATGATCTCAAAACAGTTGATAAAAGGGATAAAAAATCCGTGGAAAGCAATTTTATTTTTGGTAAGCACGATTTATAATATTTTTATAGATTTAAAACATCATAAGAAATTAATTTCCGCCGAAGAGTTAAAAGAATTGGATAAAATAAAAGAACATTTAATCACAAGGACTAATATAGAGGAGCATCTAATTTTAAAAGAATTAGAAGATATAAAGAGGCAATCAATTAAGAAGACAGATATAAGTGACCATTTAGTTACTTTATTCGTTGAATCACTGAGTACAAAGCCTAGATTGATAGTAGAACTGGGGGTGAGGGGAGGGGAGAGCACTTTTGTTTTAGAACGTGTGGCTAAATTGTGCGATTCAACACTAATTAGTGTTGACATTGAAGATTGTTCTGATATTTCTTCCTATAAAAACTGGATATTTGTTCAAAGTGACGATATAGAATTTGCAAAGAGATTTGAAAAATGGTGTGCCAGACATGATATTCAACCAAAGATTAATGTGCTTTTTGTAGATACCAGTCATATTTTTGAGAATACAGTTCAAGAAATAGAAAATTGGTTTCCTTTCTTAAGAGAGAGATCAAAGGTTTTTTTCCACGACACAAATCTTAAAAGGCTATTTTTTAGAAGAGACGGAAGTATGGGTGTTGGACGGAATAATAAAAGAGGTGTAATTAGAGCGATAGAGGAATATTTTGACAAAGGTTTTAATGAAAAAGAGGATTTTATTGAGCTTATAGACGGCTGGCAGATTAAACACTATGCCAATTGTAATGGTTTTACTATATTGGAAAAAATAGAACAATCGAGTGGATATGAAAAATAA
- a CDS encoding CDP-alcohol phosphatidyltransferase family protein: MKNKKPSHLDMSQLKGAKFQDLHAPIVIKLHRIASTYVAERIAKYTEITPNQITLLSSLLILIAAYFIFVGKYPYLIFSSILIIFAFFFDSMDGSLARITGTASTYGKWVDMFLGLGPFALVILFYAAMYGLFRNTGNYLVWVYGPLGLIASLIIALIYNTFLRLHTNGLEEIEREKKKSSFLTNFYYTEYFVFHLLALACLFNRVNEYLIFCAVYGWIFLIAVFIKLTKKAHHLKRSE, translated from the coding sequence ATGAAAAATAAAAAGCCATCGCATTTGGATATGTCGCAATTAAAGGGAGCGAAATTTCAAGATCTTCATGCTCCTATCGTAATTAAGCTTCATAGAATAGCCAGTACGTATGTAGCAGAAAGGATAGCGAAATATACAGAAATAACACCAAACCAGATAACGCTGCTTTCATCCTTATTGATTTTAATAGCCGCGTACTTTATCTTTGTTGGAAAGTATCCATACCTTATCTTCTCTTCAATTCTTATAATATTTGCATTCTTTTTTGATTCTATGGATGGTTCTTTAGCAAGAATCACGGGCACAGCGAGTACCTATGGAAAGTGGGTGGATATGTTTTTGGGTTTGGGTCCGTTTGCTTTGGTGATTCTCTTTTATGCGGCGATGTATGGTTTATTCCGAAATACCGGGAACTATTTAGTATGGGTTTATGGACCCTTGGGTCTTATTGCTTCGTTGATTATAGCTCTTATTTACAATACCTTTTTAAGGCTTCATACAAATGGGTTAGAGGAAATAGAGAGAGAGAAGAAGAAAAGTTCTTTTTTGACAAATTTCTATTATACCGAATACTTTGTTTTCCACCTTTTAGCTCTTGCGTGCCTTTTTAACAGGGTAAACGAATATTTGATTTTTTGTGCGGTTTACGGCTGGATTTTCTTGATAGCAGTGTTTATAAAATTGACAAAGAAGGCACATCATCTGAAGCGATCTGAATGA
- a CDS encoding lysylphosphatidylglycerol synthase transmembrane domain-containing protein produces the protein MKIKKRIWDIFRIFIGVSILSFLILKLGVSEVLDVISNMNLYIVFLVLFSSLFIYFLASINIKILISGLGEEISAVDSFRYYLPTYALGLLTPGKVGNLSLLYFFKKNEISYGKTLAVLVLDKLITYVVLSVIAIYGFFIFFEREAALQVTFYLILLLLLGVLLIRSKRARRLIQDILLAKYAKSLEGFYRNLEFLLRHRKGRIALNASLTFGQWVLGAFVKYLMFLYFDVHVSFFAVLVITSIGAILTMLPVSISGLGITESSAVYLFYKIDVDPTITGGIFLFVTFMRYILASAFLGFHVKEIKEVATLTKKIVQG, from the coding sequence ATGAAAATCAAAAAAAGAATATGGGATATTTTCAGAATTTTTATAGGAGTGTCTATCCTTTCCTTTTTAATTCTTAAATTAGGTGTGTCAGAAGTATTAGATGTTATCTCAAATATGAACCTTTATATAGTTTTCTTAGTGTTATTTTCCTCGCTTTTTATCTACTTCCTGGCTTCAATCAACATTAAAATATTGATAAGTGGTTTAGGGGAAGAAATTAGCGCTGTCGATTCATTCAGATATTATTTGCCAACATATGCTTTAGGTCTACTCACCCCTGGGAAAGTTGGGAATCTATCACTGCTGTATTTTTTTAAGAAAAATGAAATTTCATATGGAAAAACCCTTGCAGTTTTAGTGCTGGATAAACTAATTACTTATGTTGTCCTTTCTGTGATTGCCATTTATGGTTTTTTTATCTTTTTTGAACGAGAGGCCGCATTACAAGTTACGTTCTACCTGATATTACTTCTACTTCTTGGTGTTCTTTTGATACGATCGAAAAGAGCCAGGAGACTTATTCAAGATATCCTCCTAGCGAAGTACGCGAAATCTCTTGAGGGGTTCTATCGTAATTTAGAGTTCTTACTGAGACACAGAAAAGGAAGAATTGCGTTAAATGCTTCGCTCACCTTTGGACAATGGGTGCTGGGGGCTTTTGTTAAGTATTTAATGTTCTTATATTTTGATGTACACGTTTCCTTTTTCGCTGTATTGGTAATTACTAGTATAGGCGCTATACTTACTATGCTTCCTGTTTCTATATCAGGATTAGGAATTACAGAAAGTAGTGCTGTCTATTTATTCTACAAAATAGACGTGGACCCTACTATAACTGGTGGGATATTCTTATTTGTAACTTTCATGCGATACATACTCGCTTCTGCCTTTCTTGGGTTTCATGTCAAGGAGATAAAAGAAGTAGCAACTTTAACTAAGAAGATTGTTCAGGGGTGA
- a CDS encoding glycosyltransferase family 39 protein: MTIILKKKYSLIEKSTTTSELLLSLLLIYLTVTIIKIFFVLQIPSPFIFSDETAYSKMALSFFESKTFSLWGVPAGYPPPLYPVILSISYIFGDITAAYPVMKVINAFLSSLIIIPVFLIADEFISIKKSLIVAFLSSLLPASFSFTSTIMSENLFYPLFMFSLFFMMKSIIEDDKKWDILCGLFIGLSILTRMPGLALLIILLFALLVKGIYTILPEDGITVRIKIGKIFQAFIDKWCIFLSSAVVAFPWLLRNGYYFGFTSYGLTGESIGMAGGIAKYGGSQPTNIPIIDFIYWAAMHIGYFIFATGIIFFALAMLQTWKIVTQKPINKTTYVNIKLKAFILISWVSFTTLVLLCAYHKFHGGNYLMGRYLDPILPAFIIMGAVGLDSFTKRDFKPFFGTLIVCSVVLVFIPINSMIRAFNTPDAYILLVPQRLYEMDVLSFEPNVIFIKLFLLILPFFFLILAKKNALKWKCIAPLLLIFFVTGSMLASGVMYAASTDAQDEMKVGLWLHNHAPKNSAILFDERDADRMNWAMWGTMFWTDNIIKIGNVSAVEADYVVSLHRLNLPLVLEVGTETEVIRSYNNHYFVYRSK; encoded by the coding sequence ATGACGATTATACTGAAAAAAAAATACTCTTTAATTGAAAAATCAACAACTACGAGTGAGCTACTTTTAAGTTTACTATTAATTTATCTAACAGTTACCATTATAAAAATCTTTTTTGTACTGCAAATACCTTCTCCCTTTATCTTCTCTGATGAAACTGCATATTCAAAAATGGCACTGTCTTTTTTTGAATCTAAAACCTTCTCGTTATGGGGCGTACCCGCAGGCTATCCCCCACCGTTATATCCAGTAATATTATCAATATCCTACATATTTGGAGATATAACTGCCGCATATCCGGTAATGAAAGTCATCAATGCATTTCTATCTTCTTTAATAATCATTCCGGTTTTTCTGATCGCTGATGAGTTTATATCTATTAAGAAATCTTTAATTGTTGCATTTTTATCCTCTTTACTGCCTGCAAGTTTCTCATTCACTTCCACGATAATGAGTGAAAATTTGTTTTATCCATTATTCATGTTCTCCCTCTTTTTTATGATGAAATCAATCATCGAAGACGATAAAAAGTGGGATATCCTTTGTGGATTGTTTATCGGATTATCAATTTTAACAAGAATGCCTGGTCTTGCATTATTGATTATTTTGTTATTCGCTTTATTGGTGAAAGGTATATATACGATTTTGCCAGAAGATGGTATTACTGTAAGAATAAAAATTGGGAAAATATTCCAGGCTTTTATTGATAAGTGGTGCATCTTTTTATCTTCCGCTGTGGTTGCGTTCCCTTGGCTCTTAAGGAATGGCTATTATTTTGGATTCACATCTTATGGATTAACGGGCGAGTCTATCGGCATGGCTGGCGGTATCGCTAAGTATGGTGGATCACAGCCAACAAATATTCCAATAATAGATTTTATCTATTGGGCTGCGATGCACATTGGATATTTCATCTTTGCAACAGGAATAATATTTTTCGCACTTGCTATGCTTCAAACATGGAAAATTGTAACGCAAAAACCAATAAATAAAACTACATATGTGAATATAAAACTTAAAGCCTTTATCCTAATTTCATGGGTTTCTTTTACAACACTTGTATTATTATGTGCATATCACAAATTTCATGGAGGTAATTATCTAATGGGTAGATATCTTGATCCAATTCTACCTGCATTTATAATCATGGGCGCAGTAGGGTTGGATTCATTTACTAAACGGGATTTTAAACCATTTTTTGGCACACTTATCGTTTGCTCAGTGGTATTGGTGTTTATCCCAATAAACTCAATGATACGTGCATTTAATACCCCTGATGCGTATATACTTTTGGTACCACAACGTTTGTATGAAATGGATGTCTTGTCATTCGAACCCAATGTTATCTTTATTAAACTGTTTTTATTGATATTGCCCTTCTTCTTTTTGATTTTAGCCAAAAAGAACGCATTAAAATGGAAATGCATAGCACCATTACTTCTGATATTTTTTGTAACAGGCAGCATGCTGGCATCAGGTGTTATGTATGCTGCATCCACCGATGCTCAGGATGAAATGAAAGTCGGATTATGGTTACATAATCATGCGCCTAAAAATTCGGCGATATTGTTTGATGAGCGAGATGCAGATAGAATGAATTGGGCGATGTGGGGGACGATGTTCTGGACTGATAATATAATAAAAATCGGCAATGTTAGCGCTGTTGAGGCGGATTATGTAGTCTCTCTCCATAGACTAAACTTGCCCTTAGTTCTGGAAGTGGGAACTGAGACCGAAGTTATAAGGTCTTACAATAATCATTATTTTGTTTATAGGTCAAAGTAA